Proteins encoded in a region of the Sphingopyxis sp. OAS728 genome:
- a CDS encoding P-loop NTPase yields the protein MNDQRKVKRPPSLLERAADMFGLDPAANAPTIDVSKLPPETPKKAKKVEAAPATEAPQPEILDPVVEAAPAVEAAPVAPKPSPRKDVAKAAPAIVPTRQGTVDRARLASRGMIVPGTPVTGISEEYRIVKRELIRNFGGVGNRPILPRGHRVLIASANPGEGKTFSAVNLALSLSVEADHDVLLIDADIAKPSVLESLGLEDGPGLMDALADPHLPLGDCLIQTDIPGLKVMPAGTGHMHDTELLASARTEALLAQLEAGAPGRILIIDSPPVLAASPATVLAGHVGQTIMVVRADETLESALRDAIGLMGACPHIQLLLNGVKFSPGGRRFGTYYGQGGA from the coding sequence ATGAACGACCAACGCAAAGTCAAGCGTCCGCCCTCGCTCCTCGAACGCGCGGCCGATATGTTCGGCCTCGATCCCGCGGCCAATGCGCCGACGATCGACGTGTCGAAACTGCCGCCTGAAACGCCCAAAAAGGCGAAGAAGGTCGAGGCTGCACCCGCGACTGAAGCGCCGCAGCCCGAAATCCTCGATCCCGTCGTCGAGGCGGCGCCTGCGGTCGAAGCTGCGCCTGTCGCGCCGAAGCCGTCGCCGCGCAAGGATGTCGCCAAGGCAGCGCCTGCGATCGTCCCGACGCGGCAGGGAACGGTCGACCGCGCGCGCCTTGCATCGCGCGGCATGATCGTGCCCGGAACGCCCGTCACGGGCATTTCCGAAGAATATCGCATCGTGAAGCGCGAGCTGATCCGCAATTTCGGCGGTGTCGGCAATCGCCCGATCCTGCCGCGCGGCCACCGTGTGCTCATCGCCTCGGCGAACCCGGGCGAGGGCAAGACCTTCTCCGCGGTCAACCTTGCCTTGAGCCTTTCGGTCGAGGCGGATCACGACGTGCTGCTGATCGATGCCGACATCGCCAAGCCGAGCGTTCTCGAATCTTTGGGCCTCGAAGACGGTCCCGGCCTGATGGACGCGCTCGCCGATCCGCATCTGCCGCTCGGCGACTGCCTGATCCAGACCGATATTCCGGGCCTGAAGGTCATGCCCGCGGGTACCGGCCATATGCACGACACCGAACTTCTCGCCTCGGCGCGGACCGAGGCGTTGCTCGCGCAGCTCGAAGCGGGCGCGCCGGGCCGCATCCTCATCATCGATTCGCCGCCGGTGCTCGCGGCATCGCCCGCCACGGTGCTCGCGGGGCACGTCGGACAGACGATCATGGTCGTGCGCGCCGACGAGACGCTCGAATCGGCGCTGCGCGACGCGATCGGCCTGATGGGCGCGTGTCCGCATATCCAGCTGCTCCTCAACGGGGTCAAATTCTCGCCGGGCGGCCGCCGCTTCGGGACTTATTACGGACAAGGAGGCGCGTGA
- a CDS encoding XrtA system polysaccharide chain length determinant, with translation MTSLYDEFRVALHSVWTRRWLVLAVAWGICILGWLAIASIPNRYDSRARLLVDVNEILPDDAQGGGGRPQLDQIRETLTSARNMEKVAATTGLLPAGANEREKAGAVAMLQKNIKVVPQQDNIFEITSSVAVGSLSDADNAKLASGVLDSLITVFRDDQLRGGRMNAREGLKFLDAQIADREKALREVEARRGAFEAQNIGLIPGGSGSPAQRVDAARAELGQIDSQLVSAQAQLAAANGQLASTPATINVPGMGGVGGGVARQQLAGAQNELSSMRARGLTDAHPDIIALKSQIASLKAIADREGAGASGGGNSQNPAYASLAAMRAERQATVSALSARKAQLTGDIAKITSQQIQNPGIAAEYDRINGEYTAFKAQYDKLLAQREQVRMRGEVQTETDAIKIELLDPPSKPTSPAAPNRPLFLTLVLLAGIGGGVGAAFGLGQVRTSYATAAKLERASGLPVIGSITEVVTAERHLDRRKKLIWLAGGGGALVGLYALLLVAEFIQRGMVA, from the coding sequence ATGACCAGCCTTTACGACGAATTCCGGGTGGCGCTGCACAGCGTCTGGACGCGCCGGTGGCTCGTGCTGGCGGTGGCGTGGGGCATCTGCATCCTCGGCTGGCTGGCGATCGCGTCGATCCCCAACCGCTATGACAGCCGCGCCCGGCTGCTCGTCGACGTCAACGAAATCCTTCCCGACGACGCGCAGGGCGGTGGCGGGCGTCCGCAGCTCGACCAGATCCGCGAAACGCTGACCAGCGCGCGCAACATGGAAAAGGTTGCAGCGACCACGGGCCTGCTCCCCGCCGGCGCGAACGAACGCGAAAAGGCCGGCGCCGTCGCGATGTTGCAAAAGAATATCAAGGTCGTTCCGCAGCAGGACAATATCTTCGAAATCACCTCGAGCGTCGCGGTCGGCAGCCTGTCCGACGCCGACAATGCCAAGCTCGCCTCGGGCGTGCTCGACAGCCTGATCACCGTATTTCGCGACGACCAGCTGCGCGGCGGCCGGATGAACGCGCGCGAAGGCCTGAAATTCCTCGACGCCCAGATCGCCGACCGCGAAAAGGCGCTGCGCGAGGTCGAAGCGCGCCGCGGCGCGTTCGAAGCGCAGAATATCGGCCTGATCCCCGGCGGCAGCGGCTCACCCGCCCAGCGGGTCGACGCCGCGCGCGCCGAACTCGGCCAGATCGATTCGCAGCTCGTGTCGGCGCAGGCGCAGCTTGCTGCCGCGAACGGCCAGCTCGCCTCGACCCCCGCGACGATCAACGTCCCCGGCATGGGCGGCGTGGGCGGCGGCGTCGCGCGCCAGCAGCTTGCCGGGGCGCAGAACGAACTCTCGTCGATGCGCGCGCGCGGGCTGACCGACGCGCACCCCGATATCATCGCGCTGAAAAGCCAGATCGCCTCGCTGAAAGCCATCGCCGACCGCGAAGGTGCGGGCGCCAGTGGCGGCGGCAATTCGCAAAACCCCGCCTATGCCTCGCTCGCGGCGATGCGCGCCGAACGCCAGGCGACGGTCAGCGCGCTGTCGGCGCGCAAGGCGCAGCTGACGGGCGACATCGCCAAGATCACCTCGCAGCAGATCCAGAACCCCGGCATTGCCGCCGAATATGACCGGATCAACGGCGAATATACCGCGTTCAAGGCGCAGTATGACAAATTGCTCGCGCAGCGCGAACAGGTCCGCATGCGCGGCGAGGTGCAGACCGAAACCGACGCAATCAAGATAGAGCTGCTCGACCCGCCGTCGAAACCGACCAGCCCCGCGGCTCCCAACCGGCCCCTGTTCCTGACGCTCGTCCTGCTCGCGGGCATCGGCGGCGGCGTCGGCGCGGCCTTCGGGCTCGGCCAGGTCCGCACCAGCTATGCGACCGCGGCAAAGCTCGAACGCGCAAGCGGCCTGCCAGTAATCGGATCGATCACCGAAGTCGTGACGGCGGAACGCCATCTCGACCGGCGCAAGAAACTCATCTGGCTCGCGGGCGGCGGGGGCGCACTCGTCGGCCTCTATGCCTTGCTGCTGGTCGCCGAATTCATCCAGCGCGGCATGGTAGCGTGA
- a CDS encoding XrtA/PEP-CTERM system exopolysaccharide export protein, which yields MASFPSLRIARAALVSGIAATALTGCMGAGGPAPQLPSANFVANQEGPGEEYIIGPLDELQIFVWRNPELGGKVQVRPDGRITTPLITDMPAVGKTPTMLQQDLKLQLSQYITDPIVSVIVTSFNSTFSQQVRVVGATEKPASIPFRANMTVLDAMIAVGGLGEYAAGNKARLVRFDKGSGKQQEFGLRLNDLIKRGDIKANVRLQPGDVIIIPESMF from the coding sequence ATGGCTTCGTTCCCTTCGCTCCGTATCGCGCGCGCCGCGCTCGTGTCGGGCATCGCCGCGACCGCGCTGACGGGTTGCATGGGCGCCGGTGGCCCCGCGCCGCAACTGCCCAGCGCGAACTTCGTCGCGAACCAGGAAGGGCCGGGCGAGGAATATATCATCGGTCCGCTCGACGAGCTCCAGATCTTCGTGTGGCGCAACCCCGAACTCGGCGGCAAGGTCCAGGTGCGCCCCGACGGCCGCATCACCACCCCGCTGATCACCGACATGCCCGCAGTGGGGAAAACCCCCACGATGCTGCAGCAGGATCTGAAGCTCCAGCTCAGCCAATATATCACCGATCCGATTGTCAGCGTGATCGTCACCAGCTTCAACAGCACCTTCTCGCAGCAGGTGCGCGTCGTCGGCGCGACCGAGAAACCGGCGTCGATCCCGTTCCGCGCCAACATGACCGTGCTCGACGCAATGATTGCAGTCGGCGGCCTCGGCGAATATGCCGCTGGAAACAAGGCGCGACTCGTCCGTTTCGACAAGGGCAGTGGGAAGCAGCAGGAGTTTGGCCTGCGGCTGAATGACCTGATCAAGCGCGGCGATATCAAGGCGAACGTGCGGCTTCAGCCGGGCGATGTGATCATCATCCCCGAAAGCATGTTCTGA
- a CDS encoding pyridoxal-dependent decarboxylase, exosortase A system-associated: MKPHGPIPPGFRADVSGMLLVGGDRAEALADVAGDTPLFVYDSAMLTARVAEWRAAMPGGVQLHYAMKANPYAPLLAFMARLVDGFDVASGGELKAALASGMPAGDISFAGPGKRDRELEATISAGATLNLESVGEAERALSIAGHLGLTPSLAVRVNPDFDLKGSGMKMGGGAKPFGVDAAEVPALVRRLIDAGADWQGFHIFAGSQALDAAAIADTQAQTVALAARLANEIGETPPLVNLGGGMGVPYFPGDTAVDVRAVGAALTETLAARDPVLAKSHFAMELGRWLVAEAGVYLTRIVDRKVSHGETFLVTDGGLHHQLAASGNFGTVIRRNYPIAVAGAFGREPTETVSVVGCLCTPLDRLGDQVALPRAGVGDLIAIFLAGAYGASASPATFLGQGPAREMLV; this comes from the coding sequence ATGAAACCGCACGGCCCCATCCCGCCCGGTTTTCGCGCCGATGTCAGCGGCATGCTGCTTGTCGGTGGTGACCGCGCCGAGGCGCTCGCCGACGTCGCGGGCGACACGCCGCTGTTCGTTTACGACAGCGCCATGCTGACCGCGCGCGTCGCCGAATGGCGCGCCGCGATGCCCGGCGGGGTGCAGCTCCATTATGCGATGAAGGCGAACCCTTACGCGCCGTTGCTCGCCTTCATGGCGCGGCTGGTCGACGGGTTCGATGTCGCCTCGGGCGGCGAACTCAAGGCCGCGCTCGCGAGCGGGATGCCGGCGGGCGACATCAGCTTTGCCGGCCCCGGCAAACGCGATCGCGAACTCGAAGCGACGATCAGCGCCGGCGCGACGCTCAACCTCGAATCCGTGGGCGAGGCCGAACGCGCGCTGTCGATCGCCGGGCATCTCGGCCTCACGCCCAGCCTTGCGGTGCGCGTCAATCCAGACTTCGACCTCAAGGGGTCGGGGATGAAGATGGGCGGCGGTGCCAAGCCTTTCGGGGTCGACGCCGCCGAGGTCCCGGCGCTCGTCCGCCGCCTGATCGATGCCGGCGCCGACTGGCAGGGCTTCCATATTTTTGCGGGATCGCAGGCACTTGATGCTGCGGCGATCGCCGACACGCAGGCGCAGACCGTGGCGCTCGCGGCGCGGCTCGCGAACGAGATCGGCGAGACCCCGCCGCTCGTCAATCTCGGCGGCGGGATGGGCGTGCCCTATTTCCCCGGCGACACGGCGGTCGACGTGCGGGCCGTCGGAGCCGCGCTTACCGAGACGCTCGCGGCGCGCGACCCGGTGCTCGCCAAAAGCCATTTCGCGATGGAACTCGGCCGCTGGCTCGTCGCCGAGGCGGGGGTCTATCTCACCCGCATCGTCGACCGGAAGGTCAGCCATGGTGAAACCTTCCTCGTCACCGACGGCGGCCTCCATCACCAGCTTGCTGCCAGCGGTAATTTCGGCACCGTGATCCGCCGTAACTATCCGATCGCGGTCGCGGGCGCCTTCGGCCGCGAGCCCACCGAAACCGTCTCGGTCGTCGGCTGTCTATGCACTCCGCTCGACCGCCTCGGCGATCAGGTCGCGCTCCCCCGCGCAGGGGTCGGCGACCTCATCGCAATCTTCCTCGCTGGCGCCTATGGCGCGAGCGCGAGCCCGGCGACCTTCCTCGGGCAGGGACCGGCGCGCGAAATGCTCGTCTGA
- a CDS encoding acyl-CoA ligase (AMP-forming), exosortase A system-associated, with protein MTKVKNPPSLPLDHLARRGAPGAPALLIGDRITTFAELDAGVGRLASWLIEQAGGPGERVASWSAKTRLACLMPLAAARAGLIHVPVNPLLKGPQVAHILSDSGAKLLVTNGARAEMLGDGLPDECVVQDLKIGEEVIDSGGQGLPLSIAEPGDLAAILYTSGSTGRPKGVMLSHANLWLGAESVASYLGIAPDDRVLAVLPLSFDYGQNQLLSSWYAGAAVAPLDYLTARDVVKAVARHKATTLAGVPPLWVQLVEAEWPAETAAHLKRLTNSGGALTPSLIDAMRRTFPNADIYPMYGLTEAFRSTFLDPKLVADHPTSMGRAIPHAEILVCRTDGTITADEEPGELVHCGPLVAKGYWQDEERTAQRFKPAPGASEYGGMAVWSGDTVRRDANHLLYFVGRDDAMIKTAGNRVSPTEVEDVAVASGLIYEAVAFGVPDQRLGAAIVLIVRGKDGIVDEEGLAAYLRQNLPNFMQPQAIEWRDVLPRNPNGKLDRVAIAANWAKEVTA; from the coding sequence ATGACCAAAGTCAAAAACCCGCCCTCGCTTCCTCTCGACCATCTCGCCCGCCGCGGCGCGCCGGGCGCGCCTGCGCTGCTGATCGGCGATCGCATCACGACCTTCGCCGAGCTCGACGCCGGCGTCGGCCGGTTGGCGTCATGGTTGATCGAGCAGGCCGGCGGCCCCGGCGAACGCGTCGCAAGCTGGAGCGCGAAGACGCGGCTCGCCTGCCTGATGCCGCTTGCCGCGGCGCGCGCGGGGCTGATCCATGTGCCGGTTAATCCGCTGCTCAAGGGGCCGCAGGTCGCGCATATCCTGTCGGACAGCGGCGCGAAATTGCTCGTCACCAACGGCGCGCGCGCAGAGATGCTCGGCGACGGACTGCCCGACGAATGCGTGGTGCAGGATCTGAAGATCGGCGAGGAAGTCATTGATTCGGGCGGGCAGGGGCTGCCGCTCTCGATCGCCGAGCCGGGCGACCTCGCCGCGATCCTGTACACCAGCGGCTCGACCGGGCGGCCGAAGGGCGTGATGCTCAGCCACGCGAACCTGTGGCTCGGTGCCGAGAGCGTCGCCTCCTATCTCGGGATCGCGCCCGATGACCGCGTGCTCGCCGTGCTGCCGCTCAGCTTCGACTACGGCCAGAACCAGCTTCTTTCGAGCTGGTATGCGGGCGCGGCGGTGGCGCCGCTCGACTATCTGACCGCGCGTGACGTCGTGAAGGCGGTCGCGCGGCACAAGGCGACGACGCTCGCGGGCGTGCCGCCGCTCTGGGTTCAACTCGTCGAGGCCGAATGGCCTGCCGAAACGGCGGCGCATCTGAAACGCCTGACGAACAGCGGCGGCGCGTTGACACCGTCGCTGATCGACGCGATGCGCAGGACGTTCCCGAACGCCGATATCTACCCGATGTACGGGCTGACCGAGGCGTTCCGCTCGACCTTCCTCGATCCGAAACTCGTCGCCGATCATCCGACCTCGATGGGCCGCGCGATCCCGCACGCCGAGATTCTCGTGTGCCGGACCGATGGCACGATAACCGCCGACGAGGAACCCGGCGAACTCGTCCATTGCGGCCCGCTCGTCGCCAAGGGCTATTGGCAGGACGAGGAACGCACCGCGCAGCGCTTCAAGCCCGCGCCGGGTGCCTCCGAATATGGCGGGATGGCGGTGTGGTCGGGCGACACCGTGCGCCGCGACGCCAACCATCTCCTCTATTTTGTCGGACGCGATGATGCGATGATCAAGACCGCAGGCAACCGCGTCAGCCCGACCGAGGTCGAGGATGTCGCGGTCGCGTCGGGTCTGATCTACGAAGCCGTGGCGTTCGGTGTCCCCGATCAGCGGCTCGGGGCCGCGATCGTCCTGATCGTTCGTGGCAAGGATGGTATCGTCGATGAAGAGGGCCTAGCGGCGTATCTTCGCCAGAATCTCCCCAATTTCATGCAGCCGCAGGCGATCGAATGGCGGGACGTCCTGCCGCGCAATCCCAATGGCAAGCTCGACCGCGTGGCGATCGCCGCCAATTGGGCCAAGGAGGTGACGGCATGA
- a CDS encoding GNAT family N-acetyltransferase, whose amino-acid sequence MQGNGEHHANDDAARAAGFAAPFDRALWFDLLAAHGFAGLGRFDARGQADATTAWLPLRVEKPGHLAGLTNWYSFAIRPLFAGGGDRSTALVDLFRNLRAKAARLSLYPVRDEEQRDIVAALRDAGWWVKASPAGDRHWLDLGEMDHDAWWASRPGALRSTVQRKAKKGIVDIQLLTDFDAESWAAYEQIYAASWKPEEGHPALLRAFAEAESDGGRLRMGIARIDGVPVAAQYWTVEYSTAFIHKLAHVEDSLKASPGTLLSAALFRHVIEVDGVKRIDFGTGNDGYKRDWMNRHDPLWRIEAFNPSRLAAWGPALKAFARSVLRKEK is encoded by the coding sequence ATGCAAGGGAACGGTGAACATCACGCTAATGATGATGCGGCACGCGCCGCAGGCTTCGCCGCGCCTTTCGACCGAGCCCTTTGGTTCGACTTGCTCGCGGCGCATGGCTTCGCGGGCCTGGGACGGTTCGATGCGCGCGGCCAGGCTGACGCCACGACCGCATGGCTGCCGCTCCGGGTCGAAAAGCCCGGCCATCTCGCCGGTCTGACGAACTGGTACAGTTTCGCGATCCGGCCGCTCTTTGCGGGTGGCGGCGATCGCAGCACCGCGCTCGTCGACCTCTTTCGCAATTTGCGCGCGAAGGCTGCGCGGTTGTCGCTCTATCCGGTTCGCGACGAGGAGCAGCGGGATATCGTCGCCGCGCTGCGCGATGCCGGCTGGTGGGTGAAGGCAAGCCCGGCCGGTGATCGCCACTGGCTCGACCTCGGCGAAATGGATCATGATGCCTGGTGGGCGAGCCGCCCGGGCGCGTTGCGGAGCACCGTCCAGCGCAAGGCGAAGAAGGGTATCGTCGACATCCAGCTGCTGACCGATTTCGATGCCGAAAGCTGGGCCGCCTATGAGCAAATTTATGCCGCGAGCTGGAAACCCGAAGAGGGTCATCCCGCGCTGCTCCGCGCCTTTGCTGAGGCCGAGAGCGATGGCGGCCGGCTGCGCATGGGAATCGCGCGCATCGACGGCGTACCGGTTGCGGCACAATATTGGACGGTCGAGTACAGCACCGCCTTCATCCACAAGCTCGCGCATGTCGAGGATAGTTTGAAAGCCTCTCCTGGCACTTTGCTGTCGGCGGCGCTGTTCCGCCATGTCATCGAGGTCGACGGCGTGAAGCGCATCGATTTCGGCACCGGCAACGATGGCTACAAGCGCGACTGGATGAACCGGCACGACCCGCTGTGGCGCATCGAGGCTTTCAATCCGTCCCGGCTCGCGGCATGGGGACCGGCATTGAAGGCATTTGCCCGTTCCGTTCTGAGGAAAGAAAAGTGA
- a CDS encoding acyl carrier protein, producing MTDSSSVDATLRALLADVLGLGDDRAAALTEDSGLFGELPEFDSMAVATVLTEMEDRLGILIDDDEIDGEIFETYGNLLAFSLRKVTD from the coding sequence GTGACCGATAGCAGCTCCGTCGACGCCACCCTCCGCGCCCTGCTCGCCGATGTGCTCGGCCTTGGAGACGATCGCGCCGCGGCGCTGACCGAGGATAGCGGGCTGTTCGGCGAACTGCCCGAGTTCGATTCGATGGCGGTCGCGACGGTGCTGACCGAGATGGAAGACCGGCTGGGCATCCTGATCGACGATGACGAGATCGACGGCGAAATCTTTGAAACCTACGGCAATTTGCTCGCCTTTTCGCTGCGCAAAGTGACCGACTGA
- a CDS encoding hydrolase 1, exosortase A system-associated — protein sequence MRHQLSFTCEGDTLAATLDEAPGSTGLLIVSGGNEIRSGAHRGMAMLAARIAEAGYPVFRFDRRGIGDSEGANGGFESSGPDIAAAVAAFREAAPQVARIVAFGNCDAGSALLLHQPLALDALILANPWTYDGEQADSTDEPALPPASAIRARYWSRLKDPASLLRLIKGEIDFRKLLRGLSALKQAPQPAVTDSLAYRLDSTLAELLCPVTILLAIGDRTAQAFIESCGPSLAYIEKNPCTIRIERLASTSHSFAGDDADWLAAQILTALAA from the coding sequence ATGCGGCATCAGCTGAGTTTCACCTGCGAAGGCGACACGCTCGCCGCGACGCTCGACGAAGCGCCGGGCAGCACCGGCCTGCTGATCGTGTCGGGCGGCAACGAAATCCGCAGCGGGGCGCATCGCGGCATGGCGATGCTCGCGGCACGGATCGCCGAGGCGGGCTATCCGGTGTTCCGTTTCGACCGCCGCGGGATCGGCGACAGCGAGGGCGCGAACGGGGGCTTCGAGAGCAGCGGACCCGATATCGCTGCAGCCGTTGCGGCGTTTCGCGAGGCCGCGCCGCAGGTCGCGCGCATCGTCGCGTTCGGCAATTGCGACGCGGGGAGCGCGCTGTTGCTGCACCAGCCGCTCGCGCTCGACGCGCTGATCCTTGCCAATCCGTGGACTTATGACGGCGAGCAGGCGGACAGCACCGACGAACCCGCCCTGCCCCCTGCCTCCGCTATCCGCGCGCGCTACTGGTCGCGGCTGAAAGATCCGGCAAGCCTGCTGCGACTGATCAAGGGCGAGATCGACTTTCGCAAGCTGCTGCGCGGACTATCCGCGCTCAAACAGGCGCCGCAACCGGCCGTAACCGACAGCCTCGCCTACCGTCTCGACAGTACGCTGGCCGAGCTTCTCTGCCCGGTGACGATCCTGCTCGCGATCGGCGACCGGACCGCGCAAGCCTTCATCGAAAGCTGCGGCCCGTCGCTCGCCTATATCGAAAAGAACCCCTGCACGATCCGAATCGAGCGCCTCGCCAGTACGTCGCACAGCTTTGCAGGCGACGATGCGGACTGGCTCGCGGCGCAAATTCTGACGGCTCTCGCCGCTTAG
- the trxB gene encoding thioredoxin-disulfide reductase: protein MPSVHHTKMLILGSGPAGLSAAIYAARAGMMPIVVQGLQPGGQLTITTDVENYPGFAEVVQGPWLMEQMTAQAMHVGTSMIWDTIVDVDLSRRPFKLTGDGGDVYMAETLVIATGAQAKWLGVPGEQELGGKGVSACATCDGFFYRGKKVVVIGGGNTAVEEALYLTNHSEDVTLIHRRDTLRAEKILQDRLMVNPKIKILWNKRVDRFVAGEGLTGLIGVDLIDTVTGEASHEPTDGGFVAIGHSPATELFKGKLPLDDDGYLQITPGTSLTSIPGVFAAGDVADKVYRQAVTAAGMGCMAALDAERFLAEAEYHAMATA, encoded by the coding sequence ATGCCCAGCGTTCACCATACCAAGATGCTCATCCTCGGCTCCGGCCCCGCCGGCCTGTCTGCCGCGATCTACGCGGCGCGCGCGGGCATGATGCCGATCGTGGTGCAGGGGCTGCAACCCGGCGGCCAGCTGACGATCACCACCGATGTCGAAAATTATCCCGGCTTTGCAGAGGTCGTGCAGGGCCCCTGGCTCATGGAACAGATGACCGCGCAGGCGATGCACGTCGGCACCAGCATGATCTGGGACACGATCGTCGACGTCGATCTGTCGCGCCGTCCGTTCAAGCTGACCGGCGACGGCGGCGACGTATACATGGCGGAAACGCTCGTCATCGCGACGGGCGCGCAGGCGAAGTGGCTCGGCGTTCCCGGTGAGCAGGAACTCGGCGGCAAGGGCGTGTCGGCGTGCGCGACATGCGACGGCTTCTTCTATCGCGGCAAGAAGGTCGTGGTGATCGGCGGCGGCAACACCGCGGTCGAGGAGGCGCTCTACCTCACCAACCACAGCGAAGACGTGACGCTGATCCACCGCCGCGACACGCTTCGCGCCGAAAAGATCCTGCAGGACCGGTTGATGGTCAATCCGAAGATCAAGATACTCTGGAACAAGCGTGTCGATCGTTTCGTCGCGGGCGAGGGCCTCACTGGCCTGATCGGCGTCGACCTGATCGACACTGTCACCGGCGAGGCGAGCCACGAGCCGACCGACGGCGGCTTCGTCGCGATCGGCCACAGCCCCGCGACCGAGCTGTTCAAGGGCAAGCTGCCGCTCGACGACGACGGCTATCTGCAGATCACGCCGGGTACCTCGCTGACCTCGATCCCCGGCGTCTTCGCCGCGGGCGATGTCGCCGACAAGGTCTATCGCCAGGCGGTCACGGCGGCGGGCATGGGCTGCATGGCCGCGCTCGACGCCGAACGCTTCCTCGCCGAAGCCGAATATCACGCGATGGCGACCGCCTAA
- a CDS encoding class I SAM-dependent methyltransferase → MSSWWERHGVPRLIKCACSQGQIMKLRSKVVPHARGHVLELGCGGGINMEFYRPGQIESFSGLDPSPELLAMSVAAAAARGIDADIREGVGEAMPFESASFDTVVTTFTLCSVGDQAAVLSEIRRVLKPGGTALFLEHGAAPDAGVAKWQRRIEPLWKRIGGNCHLTRPIGDAYEKAGFAVDRQAADYIPKTPRPFGWYEYGAARLA, encoded by the coding sequence ATGAGCAGTTGGTGGGAACGTCATGGGGTGCCGCGGCTGATCAAATGCGCCTGTTCGCAGGGGCAGATCATGAAGCTGCGCAGCAAGGTGGTGCCGCATGCGCGCGGCCATGTGCTGGAGCTTGGCTGCGGCGGCGGGATCAACATGGAATTTTACCGGCCCGGGCAGATCGAGAGCTTCAGCGGGCTCGATCCCTCGCCCGAACTGCTCGCGATGAGCGTCGCCGCGGCGGCGGCGCGCGGGATCGATGCCGATATCCGCGAAGGCGTCGGCGAGGCGATGCCGTTCGAAAGCGCGTCGTTCGACACGGTGGTCACGACCTTCACCCTGTGCTCGGTCGGCGATCAGGCCGCGGTGCTGAGCGAAATCCGCCGCGTGCTGAAGCCCGGCGGCACCGCACTGTTCCTCGAACATGGCGCCGCGCCCGATGCCGGTGTCGCGAAATGGCAGCGGCGGATCGAGCCGCTGTGGAAGCGCATCGGCGGCAATTGTCACCTGACGCGGCCCATCGGCGACGCCTATGAAAAGGCGGGTTTTGCCGTCGACCGGCAGGCTGCCGATTATATCCCGAAGACCCCGCGGCCGTTCGGCTGGTACGAATATGGCGCGGCACGCCTCGCCTAG